ACTGCAGCTGATACAGGTTCAAGAATATCCGGCAACCCCATATCCGTAATTATTGACATTCCTATTACTTTAAGCCCACAATGCCTTGCTACAATAACTTCAGGAACGGTTGACATTCCAACTGCATCCGCGCCCAATATTTTAATCATTCTGTATTCTGCAGGCGTTTCAAAACATGGTCCCTGTAACCCTAAATAAACCCCTTTTCTCACTGGTATTCTTTGCTCAAGCGCTACTTTTTCTGCTAATGCCAATAAATCTCTGTCATAGATATTTAACATATCGGGAAAACGGGGGCCAATTGAATCATCGTTTTTCCCTCTTAACGGATGTTCCGGGAAAAAGTTTATATGATCGGATATTAACATTACATCGCCCCTGTTAAACAAAGGGTTTATTCCCCCGGCCGCATTTGATACAACCATAATTTTACACCCGAGAGCTTTTAAAACTCTTACGGGAAAAGTAACTTCTTGCATTGAATATCCCTCGTAATAATGGAACCTTCCCTGCATCGCTACAACTTTTTTCCCGCCAAGCGTTCCAAATAATAACCTGCCCTTGTGGGACTCTACAGTAGAAATAGGGAAATCAGGTATCTTATTGTAAGGGATTGAAGTTTCCACTTTTATTGACCCGGCAAGTCTGCCCAACCCGGTTCCAAGTATTATACCGATTTCCGGTTTCATCTTAGTCTCTTTTCTTATGGCATCTACCGTTTTATTTATCGTATTTTTTAAGTCTTCCATTATGCTCCTTTTATTCTACATAAGTTACTAAATTCTTTTCGGACTCCCAGACTTTTATTTCTTTTAATTTTACGGATTTATCAAGTTTTTTACTCATACTGCCCCATATTATTTTTGCTATATTTTCGGCGCTTGG
Above is a window of bacterium DNA encoding:
- a CDS encoding purine-nucleoside phosphorylase — its product is MEDLKNTINKTVDAIRKETKMKPEIGIILGTGLGRLAGSIKVETSIPYNKIPDFPISTVESHKGRLLFGTLGGKKVVAMQGRFHYYEGYSMQEVTFPVRVLKALGCKIMVVSNAAGGINPLFNRGDVMLISDHINFFPEHPLRGKNDDSIGPRFPDMLNIYDRDLLALAEKVALEQRIPVRKGVYLGLQGPCFETPAEYRMIKILGADAVGMSTVPEVIVARHCGLKVIGMSIITDMGLPDILEPVSAAVVIKAANEAEPKLAKLVEAIVSKLNKLD